From the Saccharomycodes ludwigii strain NBRC 1722 chromosome I, whole genome shotgun sequence genome, one window contains:
- the LYS21 gene encoding homocitrate synthase LYS21 (similar to Saccharomyces cerevisiae YDL131W | LYS21 | LYSine (paralog of YDL182W | LYS20)): MSDFQEVTESTPKVQVNPYGPNPSDFLSNVQNFQLIESTLREGEQFANAFFTTEKKIEIAKALDDFGVDYIELTSPVASEQSKKDCEAICKLGLKAKILTHIRCHMDDARVAVETGVDGVDVVIGTSKFLRQYSHGKDMNYISKAAIEVIEFVKSKGLEIRFSSEDSFRSDLVDLLNIYKTVDKIGVNRIGIADTVGCANPRQVYELVRTLKSVVSCDIECHFHNDTGCAIANAYTALEGGARLIDVSVLGIGERNGITPLGGLMARMIVAAPDYVKSKYKLHKLRDLETLVAEAVEVNIPFNNPITGFCAFTHKAGIHAKAILANPSTYEILNPSDFGMTRYIHFANRLTGWNAIKSRVDQLNLHLTDAQCKEVTAKIKKLGDIRPLNIDDVDSIIKDYHAEVSTPVIKSKKKSSDDVDEIDISKPAAKKSKLSE; encoded by the coding sequence ATGTCCGATTTCCAAGAAGTTACCGAATCCACTCCAAAAGTTCAAGTCAATCCTTATGGCCCAAACCCAAGTGATTTTTTGTCCAATGTCCAAAACTTCCAATTGATCGAATCCACTTTAAGAGAAGGTGAACAATTTGCCAACGCCTTTTTCACCactgaaaagaaaattgaaattgcCAAGGCTCTAGATGACTTTGGTGTTGATTACATTGAATTGACTTCTCCTGTTGCTTCTGAACAAAGTAAAAAGGATTGTGAAGCTATTTGCAAATTGGGCTTAAAAGCTAAGATCTTAACACATATCCGTTGTCACATGGATGATGCTAGAGTTGCTGTTGAAACCGGTGTTGATGGTGTTGatgttgttattggtaCCTCGAAATTTTTAAGACAATATTCTCACGGTAAGGATATGAATTATATCTCCAAGGCCGCTATTGAAGTTATTGAATTTGTCAAATCCAAGGGTTTGGAAATTCGTTTTTCTTCAGAAGATTCTTTCAGATCAGATTTGGTGGATCTATTAAACATTTACAAGACTGTTGATAAAATTGGTGTTAACAGAATTGGTATTGCTGATACTGTTGGTTGTGCTAACCCAAGACAAGTTTATGAATTGGTCAGAACTTTGAAAAGTGTAGTTTCTTGTGATATTGAATGTCATTTCCACAACGATACAGGTTGTGCCATTGCTAACGCCTATACTGCTTTAGAAGGTGGTGCTAGATTGATCGATGTTTCTGTCTTGGGTATCGGTGAAAGAAACGGTATTACCCCATTGGGTGGTTTGATGGCTAGGATGATTGTTGCAGCACCAGATTATGTCAAGtctaaatataaattacaTAAATTACGTGATTTAGAAACCTTAGTTGCTGAAGCAGTCGAAGTCAATATTCCATTCAATAACCCAATTACTGGGTTCTGTGCATTCACTCACAAAGCTGGTATTCACGCCAAGGCTATATTGGCCAATCCATCTACATATGAAATTCTAAACCCAAGTGATTTTGGTATGACCAGATATATCCACTTTGCTAACAGGTTGACTGGTTGGAATGCTATTAAGAGTAGAGTTGATCAACTAAACTTACATTTAACTGACGCTCAATGTAAGGAAGTCACTGCTAAGATCAAAAAATTGGGTGATATCAGACCTTTGAACATTGATGACGTTGATTCTATAATTAAGGATTACCATGCTGAAGTGTCCACGCCAGTTATAAAGTCTAAAAAGAAGAGTAGCGATGATGTAGATGAAATTGATATTTCTAAACCAGCTGCCAAAAAATCGAAGTTATCTGAATGA
- a CDS encoding WD40 repeat domain-containing protein (similar to Saccharomyces cerevisiae YNL006W | LST8 | Lethal with Sec Thirteen) — protein MKYFQEQYALKNGHNGPVLATKFIPNQRLVSAGMDSKINIWSLRNTNDTYVISDSQLQYSPITTIDFSTQYNCLLTGSSSGKITLVDLTKGHKIFDYKAHGSNVINQLQSNSNDGSVYSVGDDGNLKVWDIRCSNPLVNLFHTDYPLFTLDSTSYGNKDHYYIYTTGLDPTIYIWDLRNQNSNTNKIKGSKQKNCNPLQKLTTPTHNTNGSTTSIALSPDKSKLVTFHFDNTLTVRSVEKNGTISTKIPVDYNTDVSNMINHKKLCKNHNPGKFLSRVKFIDDNLLFAAGHIVDLADGIDIVDDAIYLANHNNTFIDVDFISDRVASSFIDGNLELYSYNKF, from the coding sequence atgaagtATTTTCAAGAACAATATGCATTGAAAAATGGTCATAATGGCCCAGTGTTGGCAACCAAATTTATTCCTAACCAAAGGTTAGTTTCTGCGGGCATGGATtcgaaaataaatatttggtcTTTGAGGAATACCAATGATACTTATGTAATCAGTGATTCTCAACTTCAGTACAGTCCAATAACTACAATTGATTTTAGTACACAGTACAATTGTTTACTGACAGGATCTTCCAGTGGTAAAATAACTTTAGTAGATCTAACGAAAGGacataaaatatttgattataaagCACATGGTAGCAATGTAATTAATCAATTGCAGTCGAATAGCAATGATGGTTCAGTTTATTCTGTAGGCGATGATGGTAATTTAAAAGTCTGGGATATAAGGTGTTCTAATCCTTTAGTTAACCTTTTCCATACGGATTATCCCTTATTCACGTTAGATTCCACCAGTTATGGTAACAAAGACCattactatatttatacCACAGGGTTAGATCCTACTATTTACATTTGGGATCTGCGAAATCAAAACTCAAAtaccaataaaataaagggtagtaagcaaaaaaattgtaatcCATTACAAAAACTCACCACTCCTACCCACAACACTAATGGTAGCACGACTTCAATAGCATTGTCCCCAGATAAATCTAAGCTTGTCACTTTTCATTTTGATAATACCTTAACAGTACGATCTGTTGAAAAAAACGGGACTATATCAACCAAGATTCCTGTGGATTACAATACTGATGTTAGTAATATGataaatcataaaaaattatgcaAAAACCATAACCCAGGCAAATTTCTATCCAGAGTCAAATTCATAGatgataatttattatttgcagCAGGTCATATTGTTGATCTAGCTGATGGAATTGATATAGTAGATGACGCAATTTACCTTGCAAACCATAATAACACCTTTATAGATGTCGATTTTATCTCTGATAGAGTAGCTTCAAGCTTTATAGATGGTAATTTGGAATTATACAGTTACAATAAATTCTAA